TGAACGAGACCGACTGGGCCGCCCACGTCGACCGGTCCACCCCGGAGAAGGCGGGCTTCGTCACCGCGCCCCTCACCAAGGACCTGCGTCTGTCCGGCTCCTCCAGGGTGACCGTCACCGCCACGCCGACCACGTCCACCGCCCATCTCTCGGCGGTCCTCGTGGACCTCGGCCCGGACACCATCCGCGACTACTCCGCCACCGGCGAGGGCATCACCACCCTCACCGAGCGCACCTGCTGGGGACCGAGCACCGCCGGTGACAGTTCCTGCTTCCGGGAGACGAAGGCGAGGACCGCCGACGTCGACTACACGATCTTCAGTCGCGGCTGGGCCGACCTCGGCAACCACTCCTCCGCGACGGGAGCCCCGCTCACCCCCGGCACCCCGTACACGATCACCCTCGACCTGCACGCGAGCGATCACGTCGTCCCGGCGGGGCACCGCCTCGCGCTGATCATCGCGGGCACCGACGAGGACCTCATCGACCCGCCGTCGAGCACCCCCACCCTCACCATCGACCTCCGGCGCACCTCCGCGCAGGTCCCGCTGGTCGGCGGCAGCGCGGCCTTCGAGAAGGCGACCTCGGGCGCCACCGCACGCCCGGAGACCTCGGTCCTCGACGGCGTACGCGACCCGGGCCGGGCCGCCCGCGTCCCGGGCGATGGCGCATGAGGGCCCGCATCGCGGCGCTGATCGCCACGGCGCTCACCGTGCCCCTGCTGTCGACGCCCGCGCACGCGACGGACACCGCCCCGCCGCGCACGGGATTCGAGCGGTCGGGCGGCGCCCGCTGGACCAGCCAGCCCGAGGAGCAGACGTTCCTGGCCGCCGTCGACCGGGCGAGCGACCGGGTGTCGACGACCCGGATCGGCACCACCGAGCAGGGGCGCCCGCTCCAACTCGTCCGGATCGGCACCCGCCCCACCTCGCGCACGGTCCTGCTCATCTGCAGTCAGCACGGCGACGAGCCTTCCGGCCGCGAAGCCTGCCTCACCACCCTGCGCGACCTCGCCTTCGCCAGGGACGCGCGGACCGCACGGCTGCTGAGATCGACCACCGTGCTCGTCGTCCCCACCGCCAACCCCGACGGCCGCGCCGCCGACACCCGGGGCAACGGCGACGGCGTCGACATCAACCGCGACCACCTCGCCCTGCGGACCGCCGAGGCACGGGCCCTCGCCGCCGTCCTCCGCGACCGCAAGCCCGACATCGTCTACGACCTGCACGAATACGGTGCCACCCCGCAGTACTACGACAAGGACCTCTTCGACCTCTGGCCACGCAACCTCAACACCGACCCGGCCGTCCACACCGAGGCCCGCAAGCTCTCCCTCGACCACGTACGCCCGACGGCCGGGACCGCCGGCTACACGACCGGCACCTACGGCATCTGGACCGACCCGGTCACCGGTGACCCGATCCGCCAGGTCGCCGGCGACGGCCAGGAACGCATCCTGCGCAACATGTCCGGAATCAAGCACTCGGTCGGCCTGCTGATCGAGAGCCGGGTGGAACCGCCGACGGCCGACACCCCGGAACCGGTCAACAACCTGCGCCGGGTGCACTCCCAACTCGCCGCCCTCAAGGGCCTGTTCGGCTTCGCCACCGAACGCGGCCGACAGGTCGACCAGGCCACCGGCGCGGCCCGTCTCGCCGGCCTCCGCGACACCGGCCCGGTCTACGTCGGCGGCGCCGACAACGACCCCGCGGAACCCGCCGAGGTGATCCAGGACCCGCCCTGCGGCTACCGGCTCACCGCACAGCAGTACGAGGAGTTCGCGGACGAGCTGGCGCTGCACGGCGTCCGCGTGCGGCCGGAAAGCAACGGTGACGGCCACGGTGACAGCGACGGTGGCAGCGTCGGGGACGGCGTCCTCGTACCGCTGCGCCAGCCGCTGCGCGCGCTGGTCCCGCTGTTGTTCGACGAGCGGGCGCCGTACCGCCTGGCGGTGGGGGTGCCCGACACCGCCTGTTGAAAGAGAAAGGATCGCGGTCACATGTGGTAGGGGTTCCTGGGCAGGAGAAGGTCAGTTCCAGCCACTCGCTGAAAGGTTCCACCTGTGACGCACGATCATCACACCACCCACCACGGGGGAGGCGCGCTTCCAGGTTCGGAGG
This genomic stretch from Streptomyces deccanensis harbors:
- a CDS encoding M14 family metallopeptidase, giving the protein MRARIAALIATALTVPLLSTPAHATDTAPPRTGFERSGGARWTSQPEEQTFLAAVDRASDRVSTTRIGTTEQGRPLQLVRIGTRPTSRTVLLICSQHGDEPSGREACLTTLRDLAFARDARTARLLRSTTVLVVPTANPDGRAADTRGNGDGVDINRDHLALRTAEARALAAVLRDRKPDIVYDLHEYGATPQYYDKDLFDLWPRNLNTDPAVHTEARKLSLDHVRPTAGTAGYTTGTYGIWTDPVTGDPIRQVAGDGQERILRNMSGIKHSVGLLIESRVEPPTADTPEPVNNLRRVHSQLAALKGLFGFATERGRQVDQATGAARLAGLRDTGPVYVGGADNDPAEPAEVIQDPPCGYRLTAQQYEEFADELALHGVRVRPESNGDGHGDSDGGSVGDGVLVPLRQPLRALVPLLFDERAPYRLAVGVPDTAC